The DNA sequence AATGCAAAACTTGATAAAAGTCTAACAAAAAAAATTAAAATTAATATAAACTATTACTATCTTTCAGGAGAAATCATAATGCTTTTAGAAAAATTAAATTCAGCAACAAGTAAGATTAAATCGATAGAAGAAAAATTGCAAGATGCAAATCTAATTAAAAATCAAAAAGAGTATTCGAAAATAATAAAAGAATACACATATTTAGAAAAAATAAATACTAAAAAAATTGAATACGAAAAAATATTAAGTCAGATTAATGATAACAAAAGCATCTTAGAAAAAGAAGAGCAACAGGAAATGAAAGAACTAATCAAACAAGAAATCATTGATCTGAGTAAAAAAAAAGAAGAGCTTGAGCATCAAATAAAAATGCTACTATTGCCTCAAGATGAAAATGATAGTAAAAATATAATAATTGAAATTAGAGCTGGAACAGGTGGAGAAGAAGCTGCTCTTTTTGCAAATAATCTATATAGTATGTATATAAAATATTCAGAGAAAAAAAAATGGAAAACAGAAATTATAAACTTCAATGAAACAGAACTTGGGGGATTTAAAGAGGTAATCTTTGAAATTAAAGGAAAAGATGTCTTTAAAAAATTAAAATACGAAAGTGGTGTTCATAGAGTGCAAAGAATCCCTGTAACAGAATCTAACGGAAGACTTCAAACCTCAGCTGCCACAGTGGCAGTACTACCTAATATTGAAGAAACTGAAATTGATATTAATGAAAAAGATTTAAGAATTGATGTTTATAGATCATCTGGAGCTGGTGGACAACACGTCAACACAACCGATTCTGCAGTCAGAATAACACATCTGCCAACAGGAATTGTTGTACAGTGCCAAAACGAAAGAAGCCAGCATAAAAACAAAGATCAAGCAATGAAAATACTAAGAGCAAGACTTTATGAATTTGAAGATTCCAAAAAACAAGAACAAAGATCAAACAATAGAAAACAACAAGTTGGCTCAGGAGATAGATCTGAAAGAATTAGAACCTATAATTTTCCTCAAAATAGAATAACAGATCATAGAGCAAACATTACTCTTCATAAGCTAGAAGAATTTATGCAAGGAGAACTCGATTCGCTTCTTGATCCTTTGGCAATAGAGCTCCAAGAACAAACATTAAAAAATAACAACATATAATAGTAAAATGAATATAAACGAAGTCATAAATTATGCTAAAAGTAAAAATTTAGATACAATAGAATCACTACTAATACTTGAATTAATTTTAAAAACAAAAAAAGAGTTAATAATTGCAAATATAAAAAAAGACTTAACAAAAAGAGAAAAAAAACTTTTTTTTGATCAAATAGATAAAATAGAAAAAGGAACTCCCATTCATTACATATTACAAAAGAAGGAATTTATGGGAATTGAATTTATTCTAAACAAGCACGTCTTAATTCCAAGATTTGATACAGAATGCTTAGTAGAAGAAGCCTTAATTCAAATCCAACAAAATAGCTTGAAAAAAATATTAGACTTATGTTGCGGCAGCGGGTGCATAGGACTTTCTATTGCCCATTACACACAAAAAAAAGTAATACTCTCAGATATTTCAACAAAAGCTTTGCAAATAGTTGCAAAAAATACAAAAAAGCTTAAGCTTGAAAAATTTGTAGAAATACTATGCTCTGATTTGCTAGAATGTATAAAGGGAAAGCTCGATATAATTATTACAAATCCCCCTTATTTAAACAAAAAAGAATTAGAAATGAAAAATAAAATCCTAAAAGAACCCACAAAAGCTCTTCTAGGATTTGGAAAAGACGGGCTTAAGATTTCTAAAAAAATACTAACGCAAGCAAAAGAAAAACTCAGCCCAAATGGATTGATAATAATAGAATCAGCTCCTTGGCAAATAAAAGGTTTAAGAGATTTTGCAAACAAAAAAGGATTTTTATATCTAAAAACCATTTATGATCTTGAAAACAGAGAAAGAGCACTAGTGTTAGGAAAAAGAAATGATACAAGCATATGAGATTGCACATTTAATAAAAATAAATGATCTTGAAAAAGCTAGAAATATTTTCAAAAAAACAGTTGAGAGTACTTACAAGGACGAATTTGAACGGAAAAACATATTCAAAGCTTTAGAAATAGCAGAACAGCTTCATTGTGGCCAATACAGAGAAAGTGGAGAACCTTATATTATTCATCCAATAATGGTTTCATTATTTCTTGCTAAATTCCAACTAGATTTTAAAGCAACTATTGCCGGACTACTCCATGATGTACTTGAAGATACCAATATTGAAAAAGAAGAAATCGTAAAAGAATTTGACGAGGAAATTTTAAGCTTAATAGATGGTGTAACTAAAATTCATGATTTACACAATAAAACTAGAAGCATAAAAGAAGCTAATACTATTTCAAAAATGTTTTTTGCAATGACGCATGACATTAGAATAATAATAATAAAATTGGCAGATAAACTTCATAATATGACAACTCTATCTTATTTGCCTAAAAATAGACAAGACAGGATTGCAAAAGATTGCCTTTCAACTTATGTTCCAATAGCAGAGCGTCTTGGAATCTCATCTCTTAAAACATATCTTGAGGATCTCTCATTTAAGCACCTTTATCCTAAAGAATATAAAGAGATCAAAAATTTTCTATCTGAGACAAAAATAGAAAGAGAAAAAAAATTATATAAAGGTAAATTATCAATAGAAAAAGAACTTCAAAAAAGCGGGATTGAAGCCGAAATTACAGTAAGATCTAAACACTTTTATTCAATATTTAGAAAAATGCAAACAAGAACAAACAAACTTACTCAAATTTTTGATACTCTAGGAATAAGAATAATTTGCAAAAAACAAAAAGAATGCTACGAGATATTAGAAATTGTTCACAGAGTGTGGAAACCAATCCCAGGAAGACTTAAAGATTACATTGCAAGTCCAAAAGAAAATAAATATCAATCACTACACACGACTGTAAGGATACCTGAGGACAACCAACTTATTGAAATACAAATTCGAACAGAAGAAATGGACAGAATTGCTAATTATGGGGTTGCAGCCCATTGGATATATAAAGAACAAATTGAGCTTAAAGCTGATGATCTTTCATTTATAAATCGCATAAAAAAATGGCAACAAGAATCAGCTAATAAAAGTCAATATTCAATGAATGATATACATAAAGAACTATTAAATACATTCATATATGTCTACACTCCAGAAGGAGAAGTAGTAGAGCTTCCATTTGGATCAAATTCAATTGACTTTGCATACATAATACACACAGATATTGGAGACCAAGCTCTTTATGCAAAAATAAATGGAAAAATAAGCTCAATTACAAAGCCACTCAAAAACGAACAAATTGTTGAAATATTCACATCAAAAGACTCAAAACCAGATGTAATATGGCTAAACAGTGTGAGAACAAAAAAGGCAAGATCAAAAATCAGATCATGGCTTAACAAAAATGACAACACAATTCTTGTAGACAACAATATTATTGCTTATCTTGTTGGAGCAAATAAAGAACAAAGAAAGCTTTTTAGCTTATTCAAATCTTATACCAAAAACAAAATAAAAAGAATTGCAATAGACTCTGAATGCAATCCTACAACAGGTGAAGATATTATCGGAATAATACATAAAGATGAGATATTAGTGCATAATGAAAATTGCCAAAAGCTCAAATACTATAAAAAAAATCAATTGATTGAAGTT is a window from the Borreliella chilensis genome containing:
- a CDS encoding peptide chain release factor 1, whose product is MLLEKLNSATSKIKSIEEKLQDANLIKNQKEYSKIIKEYTYLEKINTKKIEYEKILSQINDNKSILEKEEQQEMKELIKQEIIDLSKKKEELEHQIKMLLLPQDENDSKNIIIEIRAGTGGEEAALFANNLYSMYIKYSEKKKWKTEIINFNETELGGFKEVIFEIKGKDVFKKLKYESGVHRVQRIPVTESNGRLQTSAATVAVLPNIEETEIDINEKDLRIDVYRSSGAGGQHVNTTDSAVRITHLPTGIVVQCQNERSQHKNKDQAMKILRARLYEFEDSKKQEQRSNNRKQQVGSGDRSERIRTYNFPQNRITDHRANITLHKLEEFMQGELDSLLDPLAIELQEQTLKNNNI
- a CDS encoding SAM-dependent methyltransferase, whose protein sequence is MNINEVINYAKSKNLDTIESLLILELILKTKKELIIANIKKDLTKREKKLFFDQIDKIEKGTPIHYILQKKEFMGIEFILNKHVLIPRFDTECLVEEALIQIQQNSLKKILDLCCGSGCIGLSIAHYTQKKVILSDISTKALQIVAKNTKKLKLEKFVEILCSDLLECIKGKLDIIITNPPYLNKKELEMKNKILKEPTKALLGFGKDGLKISKKILTQAKEKLSPNGLIIIESAPWQIKGLRDFANKKGFLYLKTIYDLENRERALVLGKRNDTSI
- a CDS encoding guanosine-3',5'-bis(diphosphate) 3'-pyrophosphohydrolase, with protein sequence MIQAYEIAHLIKINDLEKARNIFKKTVESTYKDEFERKNIFKALEIAEQLHCGQYRESGEPYIIHPIMVSLFLAKFQLDFKATIAGLLHDVLEDTNIEKEEIVKEFDEEILSLIDGVTKIHDLHNKTRSIKEANTISKMFFAMTHDIRIIIIKLADKLHNMTTLSYLPKNRQDRIAKDCLSTYVPIAERLGISSLKTYLEDLSFKHLYPKEYKEIKNFLSETKIEREKKLYKGKLSIEKELQKSGIEAEITVRSKHFYSIFRKMQTRTNKLTQIFDTLGIRIICKKQKECYEILEIVHRVWKPIPGRLKDYIASPKENKYQSLHTTVRIPEDNQLIEIQIRTEEMDRIANYGVAAHWIYKEQIELKADDLSFINRIKKWQQESANKSQYSMNDIHKELLNTFIYVYTPEGEVVELPFGSNSIDFAYIIHTDIGDQALYAKINGKISSITKPLKNEQIVEIFTSKDSKPDVIWLNSVRTKKARSKIRSWLNKNDNTILVDNNIIAYLVGANKEQRKLFSLFKSYTKNKIKRIAIDSECNPTTGEDIIGIIHKDEILVHNENCQKLKYYKKNQLIEVEWEATPTRKVHHIILLLKELKGIFSYLENIFTINDVRLISEKIEDCGNGHGITNIIVSSNTKNITKIISALKENPNILQIMQVEEDIKNYDN